From one Streptomyces spiramyceticus genomic stretch:
- a CDS encoding carbohydrate ABC transporter permease has protein sequence MKRRMLAIAADGALILYFVFALFPIAWMIILSLKPANELFSTYFSFTPTFDSYRTVLGAGNDEGVPFLRFFVNSLVVSLGAVALSLAIGLPAAYAAARWRFRGSENLMFTLLSFRFAPELTVIIPLFVLYQKLGLFDTYVGMIWVLQLVTLPLIVWIMRSYFSDLSPELEQAALLDGYTRKQAFFKVALPLVKPGIAAVSLLAFIFAWNNFVFPLILTSSEAQTVTVGALSFLGGDRPKYNLTAAAALVSVIPPLLLALTIQRYLVRGLSFGAVKS, from the coding sequence ATGAAACGCAGGATGCTGGCGATCGCCGCCGACGGTGCGTTGATTCTCTACTTCGTCTTCGCGCTCTTCCCGATCGCCTGGATGATCATTCTGTCGCTGAAACCGGCCAACGAGCTTTTCAGTACGTACTTTTCGTTTACGCCGACCTTCGACTCATACAGGACGGTGCTCGGCGCTGGGAACGACGAAGGTGTGCCCTTCCTCCGCTTCTTCGTCAACAGCCTGGTCGTGTCACTGGGGGCCGTCGCGCTCTCCCTGGCGATCGGGCTGCCTGCCGCCTACGCGGCGGCCAGGTGGCGGTTCCGGGGCTCGGAGAACCTCATGTTCACCCTGCTGTCCTTCCGGTTCGCGCCCGAACTCACCGTGATCATCCCGCTGTTCGTGCTCTACCAGAAGCTCGGACTCTTCGACACGTACGTCGGCATGATCTGGGTGCTCCAGCTCGTCACGCTGCCGTTGATCGTCTGGATCATGCGCTCGTACTTCTCCGACCTCTCCCCGGAGCTGGAACAGGCAGCGCTGCTCGACGGCTACACAAGGAAGCAGGCCTTCTTCAAGGTCGCGCTGCCCCTGGTCAAGCCGGGCATCGCCGCGGTCTCGCTGCTCGCCTTCATCTTCGCCTGGAACAACTTCGTCTTCCCCCTGATCCTCACCTCCTCCGAGGCGCAGACGGTCACCGTCGGCGCCCTGTCCTTCCTCGGCGGCGACCGCCCCAAGTACAACCTGACAGCTGCCGCGGCGCTGGTCTCCGTGATCCCGCCGCTCCTCCTCGCCCTCACCATCCAGCGCTATCTGGTGCGCGGGCTCTCCTTCGGGGCGGTGAAGTCCTGA
- a CDS encoding ABC transporter ATP-binding protein, giving the protein MTAAISLRGIHKTYGRNTALDGLELDVEEGEFFCLLGPSGAGKTTTLKTVAGLEEPQSGTVRLDGTDMTGVEPYDRGVAMCFESYALYPHRSAYDNLASPLRSPRYKLPAAEARKRIGSIAELLGIDALLDRPVGQLSNGQRQRVALGRVLVRPARAFLLDEPLSHLDAKLRQAMRAELKAIGAVRRTTTLYVTHDSVEALALGDRIGVIREGRIVQTGVREEIWHQPYDTFVARSFGKPRINLLPGKVTGSGSFLSEDGFFEVPLTVRSAAPGTPVQIGVRPRDLALGGSGLGPGSIELAGTVYITEVLGRATEVTVRLGEQHLSLVVPRADAAGLRPDAPVRLSVRPESLLLFEADGPDRPGRRITE; this is encoded by the coding sequence ATGACAGCAGCCATCTCGCTGCGCGGGATCCACAAGACGTACGGCAGGAACACGGCGCTCGACGGCCTGGAACTCGACGTCGAGGAGGGCGAGTTCTTCTGCCTGCTCGGCCCGTCGGGTGCCGGGAAGACCACGACGCTGAAGACCGTCGCGGGCCTGGAGGAGCCCCAGTCCGGGACGGTGCGGCTCGACGGCACGGACATGACGGGCGTCGAGCCGTACGACCGGGGCGTCGCCATGTGCTTCGAGTCGTACGCCCTCTACCCGCACCGCAGCGCGTACGACAACCTCGCCTCCCCGCTGCGCTCCCCCAGGTACAAGCTCCCCGCGGCCGAGGCGCGCAAGCGGATCGGTTCCATCGCCGAACTCCTCGGCATCGACGCCCTCCTCGACCGCCCCGTCGGCCAGCTCTCCAACGGGCAGCGCCAGCGCGTCGCCCTCGGCCGGGTCCTGGTGCGCCCGGCCCGCGCCTTCCTCCTCGACGAGCCGCTGTCCCACCTCGACGCCAAGCTCCGGCAGGCGATGCGCGCCGAGCTGAAGGCCATCGGCGCCGTCCGGCGCACCACCACCCTCTACGTCACGCACGACTCGGTGGAGGCGCTGGCGCTCGGCGACCGGATCGGGGTGATCAGGGAGGGCAGGATCGTCCAGACGGGCGTGCGCGAGGAGATCTGGCACCAGCCGTACGACACCTTCGTCGCCCGCTCCTTCGGCAAACCCCGCATCAACCTGCTGCCGGGCAAGGTCACCGGCAGCGGCTCCTTCCTGTCGGAGGACGGCTTCTTCGAGGTGCCTCTGACGGTACGGTCCGCCGCACCCGGCACGCCCGTACAGATCGGGGTCAGGCCGCGCGACCTGGCGCTCGGCGGATCCGGTCTCGGGCCCGGCAGCATCGAACTGGCGGGCACCGTCTACATCACCGAAGTCCTGGGCCGCGCCACCGAGGTCACCGTCCGCCTCGGCGAGCAGCACCTGTCCCTGGTCGTGCCGCGCGCTGATGCAGCCGGGCTGCGGCCGGATGCGCCGGTGAGGCTGTCCGTACGGCCTGAGAGCCTGCTGCTGTTCGAGGCCGACGGGCCGGACCGACCAGGACGAAGGATCACCGAATGA
- a CDS encoding DeoR/GlpR family DNA-binding transcription regulator, which translates to MNSDQQRGPAPRQAAIAEQVLAAGSATAAELAERFDVSLMTIHRDLDELERQGLVRKFRGGVTAQPSGVFESNVAYRLKTMRAEKAAVAEHALKLIEPGMAVMLDDSTSTLEIARRLGPITPLTVVTNFLEALTLLSSERGIHLMALGGDYDPLHSSFLGVSCMEAVQLLQVDICFTSTSAVSGGFAYHQEQHIVSVKRAMLDSAAKNVLLLDHSKLGRVALHRLAPLSRFDLVLVDDGASAELLRDLDEHKVPYEVCATATGGPGNDRIGAA; encoded by the coding sequence ATGAACAGCGACCAGCAGCGCGGCCCCGCACCCCGCCAGGCAGCCATCGCCGAACAGGTGCTCGCGGCGGGCTCGGCGACCGCCGCCGAGCTGGCCGAGCGCTTCGACGTCAGCCTGATGACCATCCACCGGGACCTCGACGAACTCGAACGGCAGGGCCTGGTCCGGAAGTTCAGGGGCGGGGTCACCGCCCAGCCGTCCGGCGTCTTCGAATCGAACGTCGCGTACCGCCTCAAGACGATGCGCGCCGAGAAGGCCGCCGTCGCCGAGCACGCGCTGAAGCTCATAGAGCCCGGTATGGCCGTGATGCTCGACGACTCCACCTCGACCCTGGAGATAGCGCGCCGGCTCGGCCCGATCACTCCGCTGACGGTGGTCACGAACTTCCTCGAAGCGCTGACTCTGCTGTCGAGTGAGCGCGGGATCCACCTGATGGCGCTCGGCGGCGACTACGACCCTCTTCACTCCTCCTTCCTGGGCGTCTCCTGCATGGAGGCCGTACAGCTCCTCCAGGTCGACATCTGCTTCACGTCGACGTCCGCGGTCTCCGGCGGCTTCGCCTACCACCAGGAGCAGCACATCGTCTCCGTCAAGCGGGCCATGCTCGACTCCGCCGCGAAGAACGTGCTGCTGCTCGACCACTCCAAGCTCGGCCGCGTCGCACTCCACCGCCTCGCCCCGCTGTCCCGCTTCGACCTGGTGCTGGTCGACGACGGGGCGTCGGCGGAGCTGCTGCGCGACCTCGACGAACACAAAGTCCCGTACGAGGTGTGCGCGACGGCGACGGGAGGGCCCGGCAATGACCGAATTGGCGCTGCGTGA